Proteins encoded in a region of the Tumebacillus sp. BK434 genome:
- a CDS encoding HpcH/HpaI aldolase/citrate lyase family protein codes for MRYFSYLSTQEEMAKFHQAPVYFNNTSSRDILSYAAGAALYTPATRLTVAEDILNQKHEGLVSIVLDLEDAIGDHQVEMAEEVLLQQLFKLDSYLEIGTLDQESLPLIFIRVRHPEQLETLIERLAERIVLITGFFFPKFSLENGERYFRILETYQQHKAPEAPVLYGSPILESSEIMYLEQRLPTLLGIKAILDRNKERVLNVRIGATDFSSLFGVRRSVHHTIYDITTIRNCISDIVNILGRAEDGYVISGPVWEYFSRQNSGAGVRDERIERIAGHYGLQPVTQSDYGLIREVLLDKENGLIGKTIIHPSQLKIVQSLYAVTCEEYQDAVNILENCDGNRGVIRSDHANKMNEIKPHLNWAKRILAQAAVYGVLHDQENVQPRVVYSGQAYV; via the coding sequence TTGCGATATTTCAGCTATTTGTCTACTCAGGAAGAGATGGCGAAGTTCCATCAAGCGCCCGTCTACTTTAACAATACTTCAAGCCGGGACATTCTGTCCTATGCCGCAGGAGCAGCTCTGTACACGCCTGCGACAAGGCTCACAGTTGCGGAAGACATCCTGAATCAAAAACATGAAGGTCTCGTCTCGATCGTGTTGGATCTGGAAGATGCGATTGGGGATCATCAGGTGGAGATGGCGGAGGAAGTGTTGCTTCAGCAGCTGTTCAAATTGGATTCCTATCTGGAAATTGGAACGCTGGATCAGGAGAGTCTCCCTTTGATCTTTATCCGAGTGCGACATCCAGAGCAACTCGAAACGCTGATCGAAAGGCTGGCGGAGCGGATCGTATTGATCACCGGATTCTTCTTTCCCAAATTCTCGTTGGAGAACGGAGAGCGGTATTTCCGGATTCTTGAAACCTATCAACAGCACAAGGCGCCGGAAGCTCCCGTCTTGTATGGATCACCCATTTTGGAAAGCAGCGAAATCATGTATTTGGAGCAGCGCCTCCCCACTCTGCTTGGCATCAAAGCGATTCTGGACCGCAACAAAGAGCGTGTCTTAAACGTGCGGATCGGTGCTACCGACTTCTCCAGCTTGTTCGGAGTGCGGCGAAGTGTTCACCATACGATATATGACATCACGACAATTCGCAATTGCATCTCCGACATTGTGAACATTCTGGGGCGAGCGGAAGACGGGTACGTGATTTCCGGTCCGGTATGGGAGTATTTTTCCCGGCAAAACAGCGGCGCAGGCGTGCGAGACGAACGGATTGAGCGCATTGCGGGCCACTATGGCTTGCAGCCGGTCACGCAGTCCGACTATGGTCTGATTCGCGAGGTGCTGCTCGATAAGGAAAACGGGTTGATCGGCAAGACGATCATCCATCCCAGCCAACTCAAAATTGTGCAATCGCTGTATGCGGTTACCTGTGAAGAGTACCAGGACGCGGTCAACATTCTGGAGAACTGCGACGGCAACAGAGGTGTGATTCGCAGCGATCACGCCAATAAAATGAACGAGATTAAGCCGCATCTGAATTGGGCGAAAAGAATCCTGGCACAAGCTGCTGTCTACGGGGTGTTACATGACCAAGAAAACGTTCAACCAAGAGTCGTCTATTCCGGACAAGCATACGTATGA
- a CDS encoding HAD family hydrolase: MIFASDLDQTLIYSQRSLGGASDSCELIPVELRDGTPFSYMPKQALELLREVAERAAFVPVTTRTVEQYRRIHLFQEQILPKYAVTSNGGNILFDGEPDPEWNRHLHRLIRETCLPAREAYAVFQAIASPQWVLGERFCDEMYYAIIIRRELMPTDEVMLVAERLKASGWELSVQGRKLYLVPHAVSKRAALAHLEELSGKEVRLASGDSLLDRGMLDFARHAIIPRHGELYREQAEYRMTRDAGVSAAVEILLLAAELCS; this comes from the coding sequence GTGATCTTTGCCAGCGACCTTGATCAAACGCTCATCTATTCGCAGCGATCGCTCGGGGGCGCAAGTGACAGCTGTGAGCTCATCCCTGTGGAGCTGAGAGATGGAACGCCATTTTCTTATATGCCGAAGCAGGCGTTGGAACTGTTGCGGGAAGTAGCTGAACGCGCGGCGTTTGTCCCGGTCACGACGAGGACGGTGGAACAATATCGCCGGATTCACTTGTTCCAGGAACAGATTCTGCCGAAATATGCGGTTACCAGCAACGGTGGCAATATTCTGTTCGACGGCGAGCCTGATCCGGAATGGAACCGCCATCTGCACCGTCTCATTCGGGAGACGTGTCTGCCTGCTCGCGAGGCGTATGCGGTGTTCCAAGCGATCGCCTCGCCGCAGTGGGTGCTGGGCGAGCGATTCTGCGATGAGATGTATTATGCGATCATCATCCGTCGCGAATTGATGCCGACCGATGAGGTGATGCTAGTGGCGGAACGGCTGAAAGCCTCAGGCTGGGAGCTCTCCGTGCAGGGGCGCAAGCTGTATCTCGTACCGCACGCCGTCAGCAAAAGGGCAGCCTTGGCGCATCTTGAGGAGTTGTCCGGGAAAGAAGTTCGATTGGCTTCGGGGGACTCGCTGCTCGACCGCGGGATGTTGGATTTCGCCAGACATGCCATTATCCCGCGGCATGGCGAACTGTACCGCGAACAGGCGGAGTACCGAATGACACGTGATGCAGGAGTGTCTGCAGCCGTTGAGATCCTGCTCCTGGCGGCCGAACTGTGTTCCTAA
- a CDS encoding toxic anion resistance protein, producing MSTMAIELKKEDEQKAVQEATQLIQQVSNTDTMTLDSLMDEIGKLGMKTQEKAGNTLQMLDRPVNDLMSGKRAEVSNMILKLRDECEGLQQSKNVGVFGKLLRKSPFKNYVHKYQSVKTNIDAILSGLRDGKDTLQENIAYMRQLKRTSMEEIYNLQTKIAFGDKLRELFELEIAKAENESRKAHLERGLRKVVSRIQSMTEMIMLYNQAIAATDLINDNNDKLIDSINNAIDKTANLITVSAMIAMALGDQERVIAAVDATNKTLEEQFKENARLLKTTTERTNELLSKPSMSLEGVNQAIGDLMAALDLSERSNQQIIASCKEYTTKMTVINQQLGDRLGLQSAAREALPSKVNSFLD from the coding sequence ATGTCTACAATGGCCATTGAGCTCAAAAAAGAGGACGAGCAGAAAGCTGTCCAGGAAGCGACTCAATTGATTCAACAAGTATCGAACACCGATACGATGACGTTGGATTCTCTGATGGACGAAATCGGCAAGCTGGGGATGAAGACGCAGGAGAAGGCGGGCAATACTCTGCAGATGCTTGATCGACCGGTCAATGATCTCATGTCAGGGAAGCGGGCGGAAGTGTCGAACATGATTCTCAAGCTCCGCGATGAGTGTGAAGGGCTTCAGCAAAGCAAAAACGTAGGGGTGTTTGGCAAACTGTTGCGCAAAAGCCCCTTTAAGAACTACGTTCACAAATATCAGTCTGTCAAAACGAACATCGATGCGATCCTGAGCGGGCTTCGAGACGGGAAAGACACGTTGCAAGAAAACATCGCCTACATGCGTCAACTGAAGCGCACCTCCATGGAAGAAATCTATAACCTGCAGACCAAGATCGCGTTTGGCGATAAGCTGAGAGAGCTGTTTGAGCTGGAGATCGCGAAGGCGGAGAACGAGTCTCGCAAGGCGCACTTGGAACGCGGCTTGCGCAAAGTGGTGTCGCGCATTCAGTCGATGACAGAAATGATCATGCTCTACAATCAGGCGATCGCAGCGACCGACCTGATCAACGATAACAACGACAAATTGATCGATTCGATCAACAACGCCATCGATAAGACGGCCAACTTGATCACCGTATCGGCGATGATCGCCATGGCGCTGGGGGATCAGGAGCGAGTGATCGCCGCTGTAGATGCCACGAACAAAACGCTGGAGGAGCAATTCAAAGAGAATGCGCGCCTGCTGAAGACGACGACAGAACGGACCAATGAGCTGTTGAGCAAACCGTCGATGTCGCTGGAAGGCGTTAATCAGGCAATCGGCGATTTGATGGCAGCTTTGGATCTGTCCGAGCGTTCCAACCAGCAAATCATCGCCAGCTGCAAAGAGTACACCACCAAGATGACGGTCATCAACCAGCAACTGGGGGATCGTCTTGGACTGCAGTCGGCGGCGAGAGAAGCGTTGCCGAGTAAAGTGAACAGCTTTTTGGACTAA
- a CDS encoding HAMP domain-containing sensor histidine kinase, whose protein sequence is MKSLYVRIVLMTVVIVMVSALFGFWLSNLYYQLHMKGYNEQKIYEIASETAALYERNPEQDLEAYLTSIAKLNYQLYVVDEQMQVRTYGDAFRETTLPAEMIRQVQAGEAYRGAEHTGSLFVTGFFENTLQNSVGVPLRANGETYAVFLRPNIERMFGEVRVLFARLLLFTFLFSLVLILACTRYLVKPLELLTAATKRIAEGDFAPELDVKRQDEIGRLARDFSRMAESLRKLDRTRQEFVANVSHEIQSPLTSIQGFSQALRTERMSEEEREAYLAIIETESRRLSSLSQQLLTLASLDHAEEAREASSFRLDEQIRDVVRSLQWQWSEGALSIDLQLLPVTVSGQPHFLHLVWVNLLANSIKFTEPGGAIRITMQRGPREVTVEIADTGIGIAADDLQNVFERFYKADKARQRQRAGSGLGLAIVLKVVQMHGGTVEAASEPGAGTTFRVRLPHL, encoded by the coding sequence GTGAAATCACTCTATGTGCGGATCGTGCTGATGACGGTGGTGATCGTGATGGTCAGCGCGCTGTTTGGCTTTTGGCTGTCCAACCTGTATTACCAGCTGCATATGAAAGGCTACAATGAACAAAAAATTTACGAGATCGCGTCCGAGACGGCCGCCCTGTACGAGCGGAATCCGGAGCAGGATCTCGAGGCGTATTTGACGAGCATTGCGAAGCTGAATTACCAGCTCTATGTCGTCGATGAGCAGATGCAGGTACGGACCTACGGGGATGCATTTCGGGAGACGACGCTCCCGGCGGAGATGATTCGGCAGGTGCAGGCGGGGGAAGCGTACCGCGGGGCGGAGCATACGGGGAGCCTGTTTGTGACCGGCTTTTTTGAAAATACGCTGCAAAACTCGGTCGGCGTGCCGCTGCGGGCGAACGGGGAGACGTATGCTGTCTTTTTGCGCCCGAACATCGAGCGGATGTTTGGCGAAGTCCGGGTGCTGTTCGCCCGGCTGCTCTTGTTTACGTTTTTGTTTTCGCTGGTGCTGATCCTGGCTTGCACCCGCTATCTGGTCAAGCCGCTGGAACTGCTGACCGCGGCGACGAAGCGGATCGCGGAAGGGGACTTCGCGCCGGAGCTGGATGTGAAGCGGCAGGATGAGATCGGGCGGCTGGCGCGGGACTTTTCGCGGATGGCCGAGTCGCTGCGCAAGCTCGACCGCACGCGGCAGGAGTTTGTCGCCAACGTGTCGCATGAGATCCAGTCGCCGCTGACCTCGATCCAAGGTTTCTCGCAGGCCTTGCGCACGGAGCGGATGTCGGAGGAGGAGCGGGAAGCGTATTTGGCGATCATCGAGACGGAAAGCAGACGCCTCTCCTCGCTGAGCCAGCAGCTGCTGACGCTCGCCTCGCTCGACCATGCGGAGGAAGCGCGGGAGGCGAGCTCGTTTCGCCTCGATGAGCAGATTCGCGACGTGGTCCGGTCGCTGCAATGGCAGTGGTCGGAAGGAGCGCTCAGCATCGACTTGCAACTGCTGCCGGTGACGGTGTCCGGCCAGCCGCATTTTTTGCATCTGGTCTGGGTGAATCTGCTGGCGAACAGCATCAAATTTACCGAACCGGGCGGCGCGATCCGGATCACGATGCAGCGCGGCCCGCGCGAGGTGACGGTGGAAATCGCCGACACGGGGATCGGGATTGCGGCCGATGATCTGCAAAATGTGTTCGAGCGGTTTTACAAAGCGGACAAAGCGCGCCAACGCCAGCGCGCGGGCAGCGGGCTGGGTCTGGCGATCGTGCTGAAAGTGGTGCAAATGCACGGCGGGACGGTGGAAGCCGCCTCCGAACCGGGCGCGGGGACGACGTTCCGGGTGCGGCTGCCGCATTTGTAA
- a CDS encoding FAD-dependent oxidoreductase yields MYDVIIVGAGPAGAAAAIFTAHAGKKTLVIDSDHSMTKRAWMENHFAVLEISGPDMLETGRKQMEKFGAERVTGKVENIVRTEHGFRAELDNGQYEAKHVILATGAMADLADKIGVETREGSEPRIKTNVVVDRDGKTSIPGIWAAGTIAGVSVHTIVTSGDGARVGINVVSELNGERYVWHDVMK; encoded by the coding sequence ATGTATGATGTCATAATTGTCGGCGCAGGTCCGGCCGGAGCGGCCGCTGCAATTTTTACGGCTCATGCCGGGAAGAAGACGCTGGTGATCGACAGCGATCACAGCATGACCAAGCGGGCGTGGATGGAGAACCATTTTGCGGTCTTGGAGATCAGCGGCCCCGACATGCTGGAGACGGGCCGCAAGCAGATGGAGAAGTTCGGAGCGGAACGGGTCACCGGCAAAGTGGAAAACATCGTCCGGACGGAGCACGGCTTCCGCGCGGAGCTCGACAACGGGCAGTATGAAGCCAAACATGTCATCCTCGCCACCGGCGCGATGGCCGATCTGGCGGACAAGATCGGCGTGGAGACGCGCGAAGGCAGCGAGCCGCGCATCAAGACGAACGTCGTCGTCGACCGCGACGGCAAGACCAGCATCCCGGGCATCTGGGCGGCCGGCACGATCGCCGGGGTCAGCGTCCACACCATCGTCACCTCCGGCGACGGCGCCCGCGTCGGGATCAACGTCGTCAGCGAGCTGAACGGCGAGCGCTATGTGTGGCATGATGTGATGAAGTAA
- a CDS encoding EAL domain-containing protein has translation MKLRKKMFLQFSILLVVCLSLLLLFVKQTLLSSYLRIDEAHAKQTMTGVLYAIDDEIKNISTNLLNYSAWDDTYQFVQGHDAPDYLESNYTVTTFETNRLDLLLLIDEQGNIRYGQGFDQQQKAARPVPDYFRQPDQVRKLTQFADVNDVHQGLLQIDGQPMMVVAQPILTSERQGPIRGALIAGRFVSPAEVKRLSLRTQEQLSIRPADRQMHLAAGHPDVWVEHLSGSESRVYGIVHDWDGGLCFFVSLDQERLVYQQGLKTVLYFSLYLAAIAIFAIAGAVFASERLVISRLKHLVDNIRWISRNQSFSARMEPSGRDEIGELEAEFNLMMSSLQQSQQAIREAALLDPLTQLPNRVAFAERLAEAIERAKLTGESLAVLFVDLDHFKQINDTWGHEAGDRLLLTIVERMQGALSTEALISRMGGDEFTVLITGFASNQSVHDLAARVGAELSRPLFIADRELKVTASIGYSFYPHDGSDAESLIKNADLAMFTGKGQGRNEILPYRDEMRQMIEKQEKLTMYLRSAVEQEELFLQYQPIVDISTGGTVGVEALVRWQHPVIGRVSPLEFIPLAEKTGLIHNIGNWVLRRSCEEMLLLGRSDLQLSINASAVQLEQTGFVDGVMDILQETGFDPRRLKIEITESALMSDIHGVTDKLQQLRNAGIEISLDDFGTGYSSLHYLKKFPLDTLKVDKSFMDEIARAEGDSTIAKAIIDLGRNLGLTVIAEGVETAEQVAFLREQACYFVQGYYFSKPLDFPVLAAFLETQQLRAT, from the coding sequence GTGAAACTTCGCAAGAAGATGTTTCTGCAATTTTCGATCTTGCTGGTCGTCTGCCTGTCGCTGCTGCTGCTGTTTGTGAAACAGACCTTGCTGAGCAGCTACCTGCGCATCGACGAAGCACATGCCAAACAAACGATGACCGGCGTGCTCTACGCCATCGATGATGAGATAAAAAACATCAGCACCAACCTGTTAAATTATTCGGCTTGGGACGACACCTATCAGTTCGTGCAGGGCCATGATGCGCCCGACTATCTGGAGAGCAACTACACAGTCACCACCTTTGAGACCAACCGCCTCGACCTGCTCCTGCTCATCGATGAGCAAGGCAACATCAGATACGGGCAGGGCTTCGATCAGCAGCAAAAAGCGGCCCGGCCTGTGCCCGACTACTTCCGCCAGCCGGATCAAGTGCGCAAACTGACACAGTTCGCCGATGTGAACGACGTCCATCAGGGCCTGCTCCAGATCGACGGACAGCCGATGATGGTCGTTGCGCAGCCGATCCTGACCAGCGAACGGCAGGGTCCGATCCGCGGCGCGCTGATCGCCGGCCGCTTCGTCTCCCCGGCCGAAGTGAAGCGGCTCAGCCTGCGCACCCAAGAACAGCTCTCGATCCGGCCGGCCGACCGGCAGATGCATCTGGCGGCCGGACATCCTGACGTGTGGGTTGAACATCTCTCCGGGTCGGAGAGCCGGGTCTATGGCATTGTGCATGACTGGGACGGCGGGCTCTGCTTCTTCGTCTCGCTCGATCAGGAGCGCCTGGTCTATCAGCAGGGGCTGAAAACGGTTCTCTACTTCTCGCTGTATCTGGCTGCCATCGCCATCTTCGCCATCGCCGGCGCGGTGTTCGCTTCTGAGCGCCTCGTGATCAGCCGCCTGAAGCACCTCGTGGACAACATCCGCTGGATCTCCCGCAACCAGAGCTTCTCCGCCCGGATGGAGCCGAGCGGCCGGGATGAGATCGGCGAGCTGGAAGCGGAGTTCAACCTGATGATGTCTTCGCTGCAGCAATCGCAGCAGGCGATCCGCGAGGCGGCCCTGCTCGATCCGCTGACCCAGCTCCCGAACCGCGTCGCGTTTGCGGAACGGCTGGCCGAGGCGATCGAGCGCGCCAAGCTGACCGGTGAATCGCTCGCCGTGCTGTTCGTCGACCTCGACCACTTCAAGCAGATCAACGACACGTGGGGCCACGAAGCGGGCGATCGCCTGCTGCTGACGATCGTCGAGCGGATGCAAGGCGCCCTGAGCACAGAAGCGCTGATCTCGCGGATGGGCGGGGACGAGTTCACCGTGCTGATCACCGGCTTCGCTTCGAATCAATCGGTGCACGACCTCGCCGCGCGGGTCGGCGCGGAGCTGTCCCGGCCGCTCTTCATCGCCGACCGCGAGCTGAAAGTGACGGCGAGCATCGGCTACAGCTTCTACCCGCACGACGGGTCCGACGCGGAAAGCCTGATCAAAAACGCCGACCTCGCGATGTTCACCGGCAAGGGGCAAGGCCGCAACGAGATCCTTCCCTACCGCGACGAAATGCGCCAGATGATCGAAAAGCAGGAGAAGCTCACAATGTACCTGCGCTCGGCGGTCGAACAGGAAGAGCTGTTCCTGCAGTATCAGCCGATCGTCGACATCTCCACCGGCGGCACGGTCGGCGTCGAAGCGCTCGTCCGCTGGCAGCATCCGGTCATCGGCCGCGTCTCGCCGCTGGAATTCATCCCGCTCGCCGAAAAGACCGGCCTGATCCACAACATCGGCAACTGGGTGCTGAGAAGAAGCTGCGAAGAGATGCTGCTGCTCGGCCGAAGCGACCTGCAGTTGTCGATCAACGCCTCGGCGGTGCAGTTGGAGCAGACCGGCTTTGTCGACGGTGTGATGGACATCCTGCAGGAGACGGGGTTTGATCCGCGCCGCTTGAAGATCGAGATCACCGAGAGCGCCTTGATGTCGGACATCCACGGGGTGACCGACAAGTTGCAGCAGTTGCGCAACGCCGGCATCGAGATTTCGCTCGACGACTTCGGCACCGGCTATTCCTCCCTGCACTACCTCAAGAAGTTCCCGCTCGACACGCTGAAGGTGGACAAGAGCTTCATGGACGAGATCGCCCGCGCAGAAGGCGACAGCACGATCGCCAAAGCGATCATCGACCTCGGGCGCAACTTAGGGCTGACCGTGATCGCCGAAGGGGTGGAAACGGCTGAGCAGGTGGCATTTTTGCGCGAGCAGGCCTGCTACTTCGTGCAAGGGTACTATTTCAGCAAACCGCTCGACTTCCCGGTGCTGGCCGCATTTTTGGAAACGCAACAGCTCCGCGCAACATAG
- a CDS encoding cysteine protease StiP family protein, translating to MKRSAPQPMGSYAPDDVTFLLKNLQNVALETSTEDREEAIQGGVHYSEMLPVEYRPTPEYLDLFHETLRQTAEKVALAAGTAAELIVRKRGTKVVLASLARAGTPAGILIKRYLQQVYGISLPHYSISIIRGRGIDENAILYILQTHSDCEIQFVDGWTGKGAIAQVLAESCADFAKRHHIELNSDLAVLADPGACTETFGTREDFLIPSACLNSTVSGLISRTVLREDLIGPDDFHGAKYYEEWAGEDVSRLFVDTVSRHFPAIAEAARRQADQHQSVQVEASWRGLHEIRRLQAQFGIDDINLVKPGVGETTRVLLRRVPWKILVDSLDNPNLKHILLLAADRQVPVEVSPELSYSCCGLIRSRKGDAE from the coding sequence ATGAAGAGATCCGCCCCTCAACCGATGGGAAGTTATGCACCTGATGATGTCACTTTTTTGTTGAAAAACCTGCAAAACGTCGCCTTGGAAACGTCCACAGAAGACCGGGAGGAAGCCATACAAGGTGGCGTTCATTATTCGGAGATGCTTCCGGTAGAGTATCGGCCAACTCCTGAGTACCTTGATCTGTTTCATGAGACGCTCCGGCAAACGGCCGAAAAGGTCGCGCTGGCGGCAGGAACGGCAGCGGAGCTGATCGTCCGCAAACGCGGCACGAAGGTCGTTCTTGCTTCGCTGGCGAGAGCTGGCACGCCGGCGGGGATTCTGATCAAACGCTACTTGCAGCAGGTCTACGGGATCTCGCTCCCTCATTACAGCATCTCGATCATTCGGGGAAGAGGGATCGATGAAAACGCGATCTTGTATATCTTGCAAACGCATTCCGATTGTGAGATTCAATTTGTCGATGGCTGGACGGGGAAAGGCGCGATCGCTCAGGTGTTGGCGGAGTCATGCGCAGATTTTGCGAAGCGGCATCACATCGAGTTAAACAGCGATCTTGCCGTGTTGGCAGACCCGGGAGCATGCACAGAAACGTTTGGGACAAGGGAGGATTTCCTGATCCCAAGCGCCTGCTTGAATTCGACAGTATCGGGGCTGATCAGTCGTACCGTCCTGAGGGAGGACCTGATTGGGCCAGATGATTTTCATGGAGCGAAATATTATGAAGAGTGGGCAGGTGAAGACGTATCGCGGCTTTTTGTGGATACGGTAAGCCGACATTTCCCGGCCATCGCAGAAGCGGCCAGACGGCAAGCGGATCAGCACCAAAGCGTGCAGGTAGAAGCTAGTTGGCGGGGGCTGCATGAAATCAGGCGCTTGCAGGCGCAATTCGGCATTGATGACATCAATTTGGTGAAACCGGGAGTTGGCGAGACGACACGGGTGCTGCTGCGGAGAGTTCCCTGGAAAATCCTCGTCGATTCCCTGGACAATCCCAACCTGAAACATATCTTGCTGCTTGCTGCCGACCGGCAAGTCCCGGTGGAAGTATCGCCCGAGCTCAGCTATTCATGCTGCGGGCTCATCCGGTCGCGAAAGGGTGATGCAGAGTGA
- a CDS encoding phosphoribosyltransferase family protein — MTKKTFNQESSIPDKHTYEITGDLQVQIRVTNNPFEIPPESLFSMAARINKKRSFLFVSKILGKHLPVQPEVSLLGGYVLALLLQQELQGPSFRPADALEGLRDPDQAKAAWLRLQEHTLTPPRPLAFIGFAETATALGHSMYAAFSSDCRYVHTTREWIPEIESSVNFEEEHSHATSHRCYTAAPAKNKEAIVLVDDELTTGNTVLNIIRELNRKHPGHDFYVASLLDWRTPEHRDRFAELERELGISIKVLAVLTGEMSAVGNPDLANFATGATDQSEPHSAVDLQVIRLQDLFEQVDVSSLDLAGHRNPAPYLLATGRFGIASAENRQTNTQVRQAAARLREMRSGTKTLCLGTGEFMYLPMRIAAEMGEGVWYQSTTRSPIHPHVDPSYAIWEAFSYPSPDDPNVPHFLYNVTRYGYDDLFVFLERPVEQERLKPFVDQLCRLGIKCVRVVILS; from the coding sequence ATGACCAAGAAAACGTTCAACCAAGAGTCGTCTATTCCGGACAAGCATACGTATGAGATCACAGGGGATCTGCAAGTTCAGATCCGCGTGACGAACAATCCGTTTGAGATTCCGCCGGAGTCGCTGTTTTCGATGGCTGCCCGGATCAATAAAAAACGCTCGTTTCTGTTTGTCAGCAAGATACTGGGTAAGCATTTGCCCGTTCAGCCGGAAGTGAGCCTGTTAGGCGGCTATGTGTTAGCGTTGCTGCTGCAACAGGAATTGCAGGGTCCTTCGTTCCGTCCGGCGGATGCTCTGGAAGGACTGCGTGACCCAGACCAGGCGAAAGCTGCATGGTTGCGCTTGCAAGAGCACACGTTGACCCCGCCGCGACCGCTCGCGTTTATCGGATTTGCCGAAACTGCGACCGCATTGGGGCACAGCATGTATGCAGCTTTTTCATCAGACTGCCGCTATGTGCACACCACCCGGGAATGGATTCCGGAAATCGAGTCCTCTGTCAATTTTGAAGAAGAGCATTCCCATGCCACCTCACATCGCTGTTACACAGCAGCACCCGCGAAAAACAAGGAAGCGATCGTCCTGGTCGATGATGAACTGACGACAGGAAACACGGTGCTGAACATCATTCGGGAACTGAATCGCAAGCATCCGGGTCACGACTTCTATGTGGCATCGCTTCTGGACTGGAGAACGCCGGAGCATCGTGACCGCTTTGCTGAACTGGAGCGGGAACTGGGGATCTCGATCAAAGTGCTAGCTGTGCTGACCGGTGAAATGAGCGCAGTGGGAAACCCGGATTTGGCGAACTTCGCAACAGGTGCAACCGATCAATCGGAACCGCACTCAGCTGTCGATCTGCAAGTCATTCGCCTCCAAGATCTGTTTGAGCAGGTGGACGTGTCTTCGCTTGACTTGGCCGGGCACCGGAACCCTGCGCCCTACCTCTTGGCCACCGGGCGCTTTGGCATCGCATCAGCAGAGAATCGGCAGACGAATACTCAGGTTCGCCAGGCGGCAGCAAGATTAAGGGAGATGCGCTCCGGTACGAAGACGCTCTGTCTCGGAACGGGCGAATTTATGTACCTTCCGATGCGCATCGCAGCGGAGATGGGGGAGGGCGTCTGGTATCAGTCGACGACAAGAAGCCCGATCCACCCGCATGTCGATCCGTCCTATGCGATTTGGGAGGCGTTTTCCTATCCGAGTCCGGATGATCCGAACGTTCCGCATTTTCTCTATAATGTGACGCGGTACGGCTATGACGATCTCTTTGTCTTTCTGGAGCGGCCGGTGGAGCAGGAACGACTGAAGCCGTTTGTCGATCAGCTCTGCAGGTTGGGGATCAAGTGCGTTCGCGTGGTTATTTTGTCCTGA
- a CDS encoding response regulator transcription factor: MRIAILVADDDPHLRTLVGFYLQKEGYRVLQAEDGTAASRLLEEERVHVAIVDVMMPGKDGLELCREIRDHYDIPVILLTAKGAAEDKERGFLSGTDDYVVKPFEPRELVLRIKALLRRYQLAADDAVAIGGTVIDRGRFEVRIGEREVLLPRREFELLFQLASAPDRVFTRDQLLDSVWGAGYQGDARTIDVHIKRLRERFAGQQQDFVITTVRGIGYKLEVTAS; the protein is encoded by the coding sequence ATGAGAATCGCAATTCTGGTCGCAGATGATGATCCGCATCTGCGCACACTGGTCGGATTTTATTTGCAAAAGGAAGGGTATCGCGTGCTGCAGGCGGAGGACGGCACGGCGGCGTCCCGTTTGCTGGAGGAAGAGCGCGTGCATGTGGCGATCGTCGATGTGATGATGCCGGGCAAGGACGGGCTGGAGCTGTGCCGCGAGATCCGGGATCATTATGACATCCCGGTGATCCTGCTGACTGCGAAAGGCGCGGCGGAAGACAAGGAGCGCGGCTTTTTGTCCGGGACGGACGATTATGTGGTCAAGCCGTTCGAGCCGCGCGAGCTGGTCTTGCGGATCAAAGCGCTGCTGCGGCGCTATCAGTTGGCTGCCGATGATGCGGTCGCCATCGGCGGGACGGTGATCGACCGGGGCCGGTTTGAAGTGCGGATCGGCGAGCGCGAGGTGCTGCTGCCAAGGCGGGAGTTTGAGCTGCTGTTTCAGCTCGCATCGGCGCCCGACCGCGTGTTTACCCGCGATCAGCTGCTCGATTCGGTCTGGGGCGCGGGGTATCAGGGCGATGCGCGGACGATCGACGTGCACATCAAACGGCTGCGCGAACGGTTCGCCGGGCAGCAGCAAGACTTTGTGATCACGACCGTCCGGGGCATCGGCTACAAGCTTGAGGTGACCGCCTCGTGA